The nucleotide sequence GCGGTGTACTTCTCGGCGACTTCCGGCCGCAGCATGAGCTGGCGAGGATCCTGCTTTTTAGCCATCGTTAGGCAACGGGCTTGTAATCGATATTGCCGCGGTACAGCTTCAGGCCGGTGGAATAGGCCTCACCCTTCACCATGGTACCACGGCGGCCCGAGTTGAGCTTGCCCGAGTCGTAGCTGGGCAGCAGCTCTACCGGCAGGCCTTCGGCACCCACCTGGATGTATTCGCCATCGGCATCGGGCACCAGCATGATGCCGCCGATGTTTTTCACCAGGTTCAGGAATTCCAGGCTCTCGGGCTTATTGCCGGGGTGGAACCCTTCGAAGTTGATCTTCAGGCCGCGGCCGTCCCGCTCACCCACGATGTCCGCCTTCAGCTGGTTGGAGTCGACGGTGATGTAGAGTTTCAGGAAGCCGTAGCCGTCCTTGAACACGTGGTCGGTGGCAATGATGGCCGAGGTGCCGGCTGTGGCCTGCGCAGCCGAATACTTCGGTGCCTTGGCAATGGTCGTGAACCACGCCTCCGGGGCGAACAGCACGTAGCCGAGCAAGCCGGGCGTGTTGTCCTCACCGGCGGGGCCGTCCAGGTTTTTAAGTTTGGCTAAATCCATCAGAATGGGACTCTAGTCGGTGTGTAATGGGTAAATGGCTACTGTTGAGCAGAACTATTCGGCGGCGGCCTCTTCCTTGGTGATGAGCACCAGAAGGCCGCTCTTCGAGTCCACCAGAAGTTTGAGGGCCTCCGGGTTTTTCTCCAGCTCTTCGGCCTTCACCAGCTCGCCCTTGATGCGGAACTGCTTGCCCAGCACGCGGTACTGCTTGTCCTCGTGGGTCACCACAATGGCGTCACTGGCCGCAGCTGCCGTCTCGGCCTTTTTCAGGGCGGCGGCCTGGCCGGCAATGACAATGTTGGCGGCATCCAGCTCGCCCTGCAGGCGGGTATTCTCGGTTGTCAGCGACTCAATCGTGGGCTGGCGGGTTTCGGATTTGTTGGTTTCCTTGGCCATGACGTGGCGGGGGTGAAATCGGTAGTTGAACGATGATTTACTGGGTGTCAGCAAGGGCCGGCCCCACCTGGGGCCGGCCCTTGCTCACGTGGCTTATACCAGCTCCTGGTCGTTGGTGAAGACGATTTCCGGGATGATGAAGCCGATGCCCATGCTGAAGTCGGTGAAGAACTTGAGCAAGCGGTCCACGCTCTCCACCTGCACCTTCGTCTGGTTCTGGATGCGCTTGCGCAGCATCACGGCGTTGCCCTTGGGCGTGCACCAGATCTTCTGCGTGTTGCGGTGCGAGGGCAGCGGCTGCAGGGTGATGTTGGTGTTGTTCACCGTCAGGCCCAGGGCCCCACCACCGGTGTTTTTGCCATACTTGCGCTCCTGGCCCCGCAGGAACTGGCGGGCAACCGTTTCCGAGCAGCCCAGCATCATGGGAATGTTCCAGTAGTCCTTGTGGATGCCGTCCACGAAGGCCTCGAACTGGTCTACCAGCGCCAGCGGATCCGTCAGCTCCAGCGCGCCGGTCACGATGGGCTCGATGCGGCCGACCGTGATTTGAGTGTTGATGGTGTGTTTCAGACCGTTGAGCGACGTGCCAGCGGCACCGGGCTGGCCCGGGGTGGGAGCCACATACTTGCCCTGGAAGATTTCGTTGAACTCGATGTCCTGCTTGATCTGCGGAATCAGGTACACTTCCACATACCAGCGCACGAAGGGCCAGGTCTTGCGGTCAATATCCTCGCCGTCGAGGAAGCCCAACCAGCTCGATTCCAGGTCGTCAGGATACTCCTGCGCGTCCACCTTCATCTTGAAGAGTTTGATTTCCAGCGGCGTGAAGGTCACGCCCGACAGGGGCGTAAAGCCGTTCTGGAAAGGCTGTACCACGCGGGTGAACAGTGCCTTAGCAGCCCGCCACACGGTTTCGTCCGTGTTGATGGGCGTGAACATGCTCTCGGTGGTGGTGGCCGAACGCAACAGCGTGTACAGGCGCGACAGGTTCTGGCCCTGGTTGAGGTAGTAGGCGCCGAACTGAGCAACTACGTCAGCAATTTGTAAAGCCATTAGAGTGGGCTTAAATGGGTGAAAAACTCGTTTTTATGGGCGATTGAACCGCTTAGCCCTCGCCCAGCATTTTGGCGTGCAGCGCGTCCACCGTCTTCTGATGGTCGTTGGCACTGGCCTCCCCTTCCACGTCGTTCTTTTCCTTCGACTTGCGGGGATTGGTCACGGTAGCGCCAGGCTGCTCAGCAAGCCGTTCCATCTCGGCCTCGGCCTCGCCAGCACGCTTTTCAGCAGCTGCTACAGCGTCCTCGGCCGTCTTCTGGGCGGCTTTGGCGTCGGTGGCTTCCTTCTGTGCGGTGGCCACGGCGGCCTCGGCCGTGTCGGTGCGGCCGGCCTTGGCCACCAGCTCCGTGTAGGCGGCCTCGCTCACGAGGGCCACGCCAGTGATGCCAGCCTCTTCGAGCTGGTCGTTGGCAGCCTCAACCAACGGGGTGGTCACGGCGGCGCCAGTCAGGCCTGCCAGAGCGGTCAGGGCCGAGAATTTGTTCTTTCCGAACATGGTATTTGCAGTTGAATTGGTGGCATTTTTGGGAGTACTGCCGCCGTTCTCGGCGGCATTCCGGACCATGTCCAGGGCCAGCTGCACGGCATCCTCGAAGGTGCCCATGCGGTCGGCCAGGCCGTTTTGCACGTTGGCCTCCCCGATGTAGACCATGCCGCTGAGCAGCTCGTCCTCCAGCTTCGAATCGAGCTTGCCGGCGCGGTTCTGGCGCACGGTGTCCAGGAACACTTCGTTGAGCGGATCCAGCAGCTGCTGGCGAATGGGCTTGTAGTTGCCCTTCACGGCCTGCTCGAAGGCCGCATTCTTGTTGGTGGACTTGGTGGCGGCGATGTCGTGGTCGACGACGCCGGCGGCGGCCATGGCGTTGGAGTAGTCGCGGAAGCTGACCTTCGTGCCGATGGAGCCGAGCATGGCCGTGCGGCCCCCCACGACGATGCCGCCGTTGGCCCCGGAGCCGGCCCAATAGCCGGCCGAGCACATCTGCTGGGCGTAACTCACGAAGGGCTTCTGGGTGCCGGCGATGATGCTGGCAAAGGTTTCCAGGCCGCTCGTCGAGCCGCCGGGCGTGTTGAAGCGGCCCACGTGCGCCACGATGCTCTCGTGCGCGTCGGCCTGCTGAATCAGCCGGCCGAGGCTCTGCGTGCCGAGGCTCCAGCACGTGTCGGCCTCCATCATCACGCCCTCAATAGTGTGCACCGCTACTGAGCCGGCCGGCACGTCGGCCAGCGACTCGTAGCCCATCAAACCCAGCTCGGCCGCGTGCGGCACAAACACCTGGATGGCCCGCGACGACTCCGGCAGCTCCCCTTCCACCCAGTCGGAGGCGCGGAACTTGCCCTCGCGCATCTGCTCGGCAATGGGCAGATACGTATGAATGGCAGAGCCTTCCAGCAGGAAGAAGCCATTGAGCACAGCCATAAGGAGCGGGTGTACGCGCATCAGTTTCAGGGTTGAAGTGATGCAAAGCTGCCGGCGCCACAGTCCGGCAGAAAGGACACAAAAAACCCCCGACCGGGTGGGTCGGGGGCGTGACAGTGTAAGGCGGCAGCAGTAGTGCTAGCGCAGCACGTAATTCTCTGCGCCGGCTCGCATGGTCCAGGCGCATTGACCGTAGCTCATATAGCCGCCAGCCCACAACTCTGCATAAGCGGGTGCCTGCTGCAGCGTGTACACCAGTTCGCCGTTCCGCAGCCACTCCACCCGGTCCGGGTAGATATTGATGTGGAACACGTCCGATGGGTTCCAGCCACCGCCGGGATAGCCGGAGCCGGAGCCCTCCACGAAAACCATCCAGGTGGTGGCCGAGTCCACGTAGATGCCATACCGCACGTTGGCGAAGGCCGCATACGAGTCGGAATACCAGCCGGCAATGCCGTAATCGAAGATTGGGTTGTGCTGCAGTTCCAGGCTGGCGCGGCCTGGGAGCACAGCCTTTTTGGTCCCGAGGCCGTACGCATACGCCCCGGTCGAGGTGAGCGTGCCGGTGGCCAGGTCCTGCGTGGTGGCGTTCAGGTCGCGATAGGTCACGAATTCCAGCACCGGCCCACCGCCTGCCGGGGGCGGGTAAAATGCATTGCGGTTGGCCTGTAGAAACTGCAGCTTAGGCATAAGAGAGAATCACGTTGGAAGCGTTGGCCGGCGTAACCGGATTGGTTTTCACGAGCAGGGCCACACCAGTCGCGTACTGCGCGTTGCCGGCAGCCGGCAACGCGGCCTGCGCCTCGGCCAGCGCGTTCAGGTCGGCCGTACCGGTCCAGGTGCCGGTGCTGAAGGTGGCCACCTGGTAGGCCACGCTGGCCGCGTTGTCGTCGAGCAGCATACTCAGCAGCGTGATGTGGCTGGTGAGGCGGATACGGCGCACGCGCAGGCCGTTCGTGCTGCCGATGTGCAACTCGCTTGGCCCGCTGGCTCCGCTGGTGTTCTCATTCACGACCGTCAGCTGAGCGGAGATGGCACCCGTTACCTTACCCCCGTTGCGCAGGAGGACTGTGCCCGCCGTGCCGCCGATGCTCTTTATCGTTGCGTTGTCGAGGATGAGCGTGCCCCCGGTCAGGTACGCGCCCGGCGCGCTGGTGCTGGTGTTATCGTACACGCCATCGGCCAGCGTTACCTCGCCGCTGCTCATGTACACGATTTCGGACAGGGCAAAGCCCAGGCCGGTGAACAGACTGCCACCTTCAATGCGGATTTTGGCGGTGCCTGCGCAGTCGACCAGGCGGTGGTAGCTCTGCTCGATGACGGCATCCGACTTGATCAGCGCTTGCGCGGAGCCGCTCAGCACGAAACCCTTCGAGCCGCCGAGCCGCACCGGCCCAGCGACGTGGCGGAAGATGGCCGTGCCACTGAGCACGGCTACCGTATTGTTCGTCGAGTCGCCTCGCAACAGGCCCGAATGCGTGAGCCGGCCGGCCGACATGCTAACGGCCGTGCCCGCGTTCGGATACAGCGCCTTTTCCACTACGATATCAGAGCCGGCGCCAGTCACGGAAATAGCACCGCCGCCGTAACGGCCCTCGGGACTGTTGCCCACTACTTTGCAGGTAATGATGGTGAGGCCGTCGTCGGTGAGCAGGTTCCAGTTCACCATCCGCCCCCCCGTGGCGTAGGTCACGCCGCCTTTGAGCGTGAGTACCGGCACCGGCGCCGTACCTATGGCCTCCACCGTGTCGCCGTAATCGGCCAGGGCGTTGGCCGCGGCCAGCGTACTGTAGAAACGAGGAGCCCCGTTGGGCCAGATCAGCCGGGCCTGACTGGTGACGGCCGCCGTGGCCGTGGCCAGTTCCTGCTGCAGCGCCGTCTCCAGATGCCGGCGCAGCACATTAGCAGCGCGGATATGGTCGCTGCCGATTGAGCCGGCGGCTAAGCTGCCGTATACCTGCCCTTCCACCTCATCCAGCATCAACTGGCTTTCCGGGTGCATGGCGGCAGCCAGCGCGGCTGGCGAGAAGCCTGCCCCGCCCGGCAGACTCGACACGAGCGGGGCCAGCGGCAGGTAGTTCGGATCATCGGCCTCGCCCGTGGGCACCGGGTTCAGGATGCCGGCCCCGGGCAGGGGCAGGTCGCGGCGGGCCTGCAGCGGAATGGTCTGGCCGTCCTCGAACTGGTACTTGAACGCGTCGCCGGCCTTGACCGGGTAGTCCTCCAGCTGCAGCCAGGGCAGGAACTCGGGCCGGGCGCTGGGGTCGCCCACCGGCAGCCAGCGCACCCGCACCCGGGCAGAGCTCTTCACGCTCACGTAGGCCCAGAGCGGGCCGGTGGAGTCCCGGCGCAGGATGAACTCGGCCTCGCCGGCCTCGACGCCGCTGGCCGCGGAAGCCGAGTCGGTGGCGTTGGCCACCAGCGCCGCCTGGCCCACCACCGTGATGCGCTGATCCACGGTGGCCAGCTCATCGAGGGTGGAAAGCAGCAAGGGCTGGCCGAGCTTGCTCCAGAGCAGAAACAGGTCGGCCAGGTCGCGGGCCTGGGCCCGCAGGTCGGCCTCGGCGATGTTGAAGGTAACGTTGTCGGCAAAAACGGCCTGGTAGCGGTTGAGAAAGCCGGCCGGCGTGAGCAGCAGCGGCGGCTGCGGGGGAATTGCGGGAAGGGCCATCAGAGGATTTGGTAAGAGAGTTTAAAGCCCGAGCGCAGCACGATGGTCTTGCCGGCCGGCACCGTGGCCAGCAGCTGGCCGGCGGCCGTGCGCAGCTGCACCGTGCCGCCGGCGCCGGGCACGAGCACCACGCCGCTTTGCTGGCCATACTCGGCCACCTGCCAGGTGCCGGTGTAGGGGCGCGCCCGGCGCAGCGCCTCACCCGACAGGCTCCACTCGTAGCCGTTGCGCTGGGTCTGCGAGCCGCTGCTGTAGCTCTCGCGCCACTGCAGCGGGTGCTCGGGCGTGCCCACGAGCTGCACCTGCCCGTTCAGGTCGCGGTACAGGGCCACGAAGCGGCCGCCCTCCATCGTTTCGAGGCCGGCAGCCAGCTCCGGCGAGTGCCGGGCCAGCTCGCCCTGCAGCTTCGGGCTGAAGCCGCTGCCGTGGCGCCCGTAGTCCTTGCCGGGCTGGGTGAAGCGCACCGAGCCGCGCACGCTCACCAGCTGGTACCAGACGGCGCCGGGCGCCAGCTCGAGCTGGGCGATGGTGAGCGGGCCGCGGTGCGGGAAGCCTACCAGGTTGCGGGCCGGCGTGTACCAGAGCGCCTCCACCCCGCCCAGGTTGTCGAGGCCGGGTTCCGGGCGCAGGTTACTGTAGCGGGGCTCCATGCTGCTGGCGGATGAAGTCGATCAGCGACGAGGGCTGCTGCATAAGTTCCTCACGCACAGCGCGGTGCTGCCCCTGCCGGGACAATTCGCCGCTTTTGTGGGACATCTTGCCGGTTTTGCGGGACAACTCGTCGGTTTTTTGGGACATTTTACCTACCGATTTATCCGCTCTTTTTTTGCGCGGCGGCAGCTTCACGTTCCGCTGCACGGCCTTGCGCAGGGTCTCGTACTGGATGTCCTCCTCGCGCAGGTCGTAGACGGCCATGAAGTCGGTGATGATTTCCTTGATGGTGCGGCGGCGCGAGGCAAACAGGCGCACCCACTCGTAGAGCGACTGGCGCAGGTTCTCGTCGACAAAGTCGTTGAAGTGAAAGATGGTGTAGTCCGTGACCTGGGTCAGGCCGAACTGGTAGGCCGGGAAGTTGCGCAGGTCCACGGTCAGCACTTGGGTGCAGTCCTCGCGCGACTCGGTGTGGTGCAGGCGGCCCTTGACCTGGCGCCGGAGCAGGTGGTAGAGCATCTTGCCGAACTGATCCGAGGTGCTGAGCACGTAGGGCTGCATCTGGTTGGTGTCGGCGTGCAGGGCCAGGCGCAGGTGCACGCTCAGGTACTTGCGCACGTGCGGCTTGAGGGGAAACTCAACGGTCTTCAGCATAGCGGGGGAAGCATAGCGGGGCTTGGAATCAGTCAAAACTATCGGGCGCTGCCCCCGGGCAAAAGGACTGCAGCGCCCGGGCCGGGGCCGGCGGGCGGAAGCAGCAAGCAAGCAGGGGCAGCGGGGAGTTGCGCGCCTGGGCGCAGGCAAACAAGATACCCAATATCCAGGCCTATGCCAAAAGTTCAATCCCCTATAAATACCTGATTATAGACTTTTTACCACTCGCCTACTCAACCCCCTGTTCACCTTCCAGACCACGCGGCCGGCCGGCCGGAGTGGGCGCGGCGCCGGCGCGGAACTCAGAGCTGGAAGTGGGCCGTCAGGTTCAGGGCCTTCTGGTTGAGCTTGCCGTAAAGGCTGTTGAAGGCCGACTGGTAGCTGCTCTCGGCCGCCAGCAGGGTGCCCTCGACCAGCAGGGCGTTGAGCTGCAGCAGTTCGTCGAAGGCCACCCGCCACGTGCGGGGCCTCAGGTGCCGGTCGCGGGTGCGGGGCCACTCCCCTGCCAGCAGCTTTGCCAGGCGCTCGTGCACGCGCAGCGTGGCGCGGATGCTCATCGTCTCGGCCAGGTACAGGGGCCGGCGGGCGCTGAGCCAGGTCAGGTGCTGGTGGTAGAGGCGCAGCGCGTCGCACAGGGCCCGGGCCTCGTCGCGGTGCAGCGGCAGCTGCTGGTCGAGCGCGCGCAGGCTTTGGCTCAGGCTCTGGTCCAGGTTCATGCCGCCGCTCATACCAGGCGCACGCCTTTCGATACCCACACCTCCAGCCGGGCGCCGGTCTGGTGGTCGTAGAGGATCATTTCCTTGATGGGCGAAGGCCAGGCCTTGTCGAGCACGCGGCTGCGAAAGCCGCGGATGCCGTAGCGGCGCGGGTCGGCCACCTCGTAGCGGCCGCTGGTGTCGTAGGAGTGAAACGTTTTCTTAAAGCCGTTCTCCCACACCACCCAGGCGCGGGTCAGGGCCGTGGCCGGCCAGCTGGCCGGGGAAACGGACGCGGAAGAAACGGGGGCAGTGGCAGGAACGTGGGCAACCATGGGGTGAAAAGAAAAAAGTGAGAGAAAATCGTGGTTAGGCGCGCACTAGGCCCAGCTGCTCGAGGCGGGCGGCCAGGCAGTGGAGGCCCTGCTCGCCGGCCAGCCGGCGCACCAGCGTCCGATGGGTCCAGTGCAGGGTTTCCAGCGAGAGGCGCTTGGCCCGGTCGGAGGCCTGCACCGTCAGGCCCTGGTCGAGGGCGCGGCGCTGCTGGATTTCGCGCTCGGCCGTGTGCAGGGCCTTGTCCAGGGCCGTCAGGCCGCCCTGCTTGCGGCTGAGCTTGCGGGCCAGCCAGAGGCGGGTGCGCTCAAAGCCGTTCATGTTGCCGGCGTCGAAGTAGCCGCGGCCGGCGTGCACCTCGGCCCAGGGCAGGGCCGGGTAGGCCTCGGGGTGGCGCTGGAAGTACCAGTAGGCCTGGTCGACGCGGCGCAGCAGCAGCTCGTGGATCCGGTCCCAGTGCTGCTCGGGGGCGAATTCCAGCGCCGGCCGGTACTGCCCTTCCCAGATGGCCTGCTGGGCCCACTGCTGCTCCTGCGCCGAAAACGGCGGCAGCTGGGCGTAGAGCATGGTGCGGGCGTACTGGAAAAACCGCGCGACCAGCTCCCCGGCCCGGGCCTTGCGGGCCGCCAGGGCGGCATCCGGGGCCAGCGGGGCCTGGCGGGCCACCCGGGCCGCCGCGCGCCCCTGGTGCCGCCCTTTCGCCGCCTGGCCGGCGTCGGCGGGCCCGGCCTCGGCGCGACCCCCCGGTTCCAGTAAGGGGGTTCCAGTTTTTTGGCCGAGTAGCGACTTATCCACCTGCACTACTTTCTCTTGCTGAGATTCTAGTGGTTCAAGAACCTCAGTAAGCGAAAGATTCTTATGGTTGGGGCCCGAAAAAGGGCCTGCCGCGGGGGCGGTCGAATGGCCCTCCACAGCCTCAGGCAGGCTTTCCACCGGCACTTCCCACACAAAGGCCGGATCTATCCACACGTGGAAGTTGGCGCGCGTGCCGCGGAACTTGCGGGCCACGATCAGCCCGGCGCGCTGCAGCTGGCGCAGGTGGGCGCGCAGCGTCACCTCCGACAGGCCGCGGCGCTCCATGAGCTGGCGGGCGTTGACGGCCAGCGGGGGCAGGCGGAAGCGGCCCTGCGCGTCCACCAGCGCCTCGCCCAGCACGGCCTGGCTGAGCAGGCGCTGCACCATGCGGCGCACGAGCTGGATCAGCAGCAGGCCGGTTTCCTTGCCCCCGTCGCACACGGCCTTGGGGCGGGTGGCGATGGTGGCCGCGGGCCGCGCCACGCCCAGCACCTGGTGGGCGCGGCGCTGGTGCACCTTCGGGGCCTGCTGCTGGCGCAGATTTTCGACAAGGCGATGCCAGGACAGGCGAATGCTGTCGAGCGGTAAAAGCGTAGGACGAAGCATGAAACGGTGGAAAGAGAAAGGGCGCGTGAGCAGGTAGGATATGGAGCAATGGTGGCGTCGGTGGGCCTGGCAGGCGGGTATTCCTGGCCAGGGCCGGCAGCCGGGCAGCAGTTATGGCGCTGACCCCCGCTCCCCGGCCGGCGACGAAGCCGGACCCGTCTGGGCCGCCCCCTGGGGGCGACGGGGAGTATGTAGTGTGTTAGCCGGCCAGTCTTAGCCAGCCAGCGCGAAGGGCGGCCGGTTGCTGGCGCGCGTGAGCTGGTGCAGGCTCCGGCACACGTTGCGCAGCTGCTCGCTGAGCTGCTGCTCGCGCAGCAGCAAACGCTGGCGCTCGGCACGGGGCGTGGCCGCCGGCAGCGCCTGCTGGGCCAGCACCAGCTCGTCCAGCTCGCGGGCCACGGAGCGCTGGTCGCGGCGCAGCTGGCGCAGGCGGGCCGCGTCGGGGGCCGGGGGCAGGTTCAGCGACAGTATCATGCGGCCTGCCCTCCTTCCTGCTGCTCGGGCAGCGGCGGCAGCTCGGCCAGCTGCTGCTCGAGGCCGGCCATCAGGCCCTCGATGCGGGTGCAGTCGGCCTGCAGCAGCTCGATTTCCTGCGCGTAGCGGCGGGGCTGGCTCTGGCCCACGCCCAGCAGGTAGCGCACCGAGTCGAGCTGCTCGCGCAGCACGCCCAGCTCGGCGCGCAGCTGCTGGCGGCGGCGGCGGTCCGGCGGGGGCAGCTCGGCCAGGTGGCGCAGGGTAACGGGCTGCTGCTGCGAGAGCAGCGCGGCCAGGCTCCGAAAGCCGGCGTCGGCCGGGTTGGAGGTGTATAGGGTCAGGGCGGGTTTCATGGCAACGGATGGGGAGAAGGCGAATGGGCCGGCAGGCGTCGGCTAGGCGGCCCGCCGCTTGAGCGGGGCGGCCGGCTCGGGGGCGGCTTTGGCCCCCAGGTTGAGCGTGCTCAGGTCGAAGTCCAGGCCCTGCCCGAAGGCGGCCAGCGCCGGCCACGGAATGCTGGGCTGGGTGGGGCTGAACCAGTAGGCCTGCAGGGTGATGAGCGTGCCGCGGCGGCCGGTTTTGCCCTTGTGCAGCCAGCGCTGCACCGTCGCCCGGCTCACCCCGCAGTGGGCCATCACCTGCTCGATGCTCAGCAGGCGGGGCACGTCGGCGCCGGCCAGCGGCAGCGCCTGCTCCATGGCCTGCAGCTGGGTGAGAATGGACTGAAAGTGCTCCGAAATGAAGCCGGCCGTGGCCAGATCAAGTGCTTGCATAAGGCAATGGAGAGGGATAGTAGACGAAACGGCGGCTTATTCAGGCGGCCAGCGGCAGCAGCAGCTGAAACTCGCGGCGGCAGTCGGTGAGGTCGATTTCGCGGATGCCGGCCGGCAGCGTGGGCACCAGCAGCGTTTCCTCCGAGAGGCTTCCCTCCTGCTGCGCCGTGCGCATGTCCGGGGGCATCGTGCCGCTCACGTACACCGTCAGGTGGCCGCGCTGGTAGGTGTAGCCCAGGATGGGCTCGGGCGTGGGCACCAGGGCGCAGCCGGCGGGCAGCGCCTGCACGCGCACGCGCTTGCCGGTGCGGGCGTCGGTGAGCGAAACGGGGGTGTCGAACTGCTTTTTCATGCGCGGGAGGCGGGTTGGGCGGTTAGCACCACGGAGCCGGCGGGCTGGCCCGTGAGGCGCAGCGCGCCGCTGAGCTGCTCGCGGCGGCGGTGCTCGTAGGCCACCACCAGCGGCGTTTCCTCGCGGTACTGCGGGTGGGTGGCGTTGATTTCGTGGCAGCGGCGCTCCAGCTCCGGCAGCGGGGCGAGCATCACCAGGGCCGGGGGCAAGAGCGTGGCCGTGAGCGTGGCCAGATCACGCAGGCACGGGCGGCGGGCCGGCGGCGTGGGGTCGGTGTTGAGGTGCATAAGGGTATAGGCGAAAAAGTGGACTTACTTCTCGGATAGGGTCGCCTCGGCCTGCGGGCGCAGGTGGGCCGGAATGGCGTAGGCGGGCAGCGCGGCCTCCACCAAGGCAATCAGGTCGGGCAGGTTGGCAATCTTGCCCTGCTTGACGTGCGAGAGCCGGCGCGACACGGACTCGTACTGCTGGCCGTAGCCGGCGCGAATGGCCATGTCCACGGCGTAGGGCGGCAGCAGCTCGCAGACTTCGGCCTGCAGGTAGTAGTACCGTTGCTTGTTTGTCATGGCGAAAGCGTATGTTTGGAGTGTATGTCGAATCCCAGTAAACACCCGCCTGA is from Hymenobacter yonginensis and encodes:
- a CDS encoding S49 family peptidase, whose amino-acid sequence is MAVLNGFFLLEGSAIHTYLPIAEQMREGKFRASDWVEGELPESSRAIQVFVPHAAELGLMGYESLADVPAGSVAVHTIEGVMMEADTCWSLGTQSLGRLIQQADAHESIVAHVGRFNTPGGSTSGLETFASIIAGTQKPFVSYAQQMCSAGYWAGSGANGGIVVGGRTAMLGSIGTKVSFRDYSNAMAAAGVVDHDIAATKSTNKNAAFEQAVKGNYKPIRQQLLDPLNEVFLDTVRQNRAGKLDSKLEDELLSGMVYIGEANVQNGLADRMGTFEDAVQLALDMVRNAAENGGSTPKNATNSTANTMFGKNKFSALTALAGLTGAAVTTPLVEAANDQLEEAGITGVALVSEAAYTELVAKAGRTDTAEAAVATAQKEATDAKAAQKTAEDAVAAAEKRAGEAEAEMERLAEQPGATVTNPRKSKEKNDVEGEASANDHQKTVDALHAKMLGEG
- a CDS encoding helix-turn-helix domain-containing protein, which encodes MLRPTLLPLDSIRLSWHRLVENLRQQQAPKVHQRRAHQVLGVARPAATIATRPKAVCDGGKETGLLLIQLVRRMVQRLLSQAVLGEALVDAQGRFRLPPLAVNARQLMERRGLSEVTLRAHLRQLQRAGLIVARKFRGTRANFHVWIDPAFVWEVPVESLPEAVEGHSTAPAAGPFSGPNHKNLSLTEVLEPLESQQEKVVQVDKSLLGQKTGTPLLEPGGRAEAGPADAGQAAKGRHQGRAAARVARQAPLAPDAALAARKARAGELVARFFQYARTMLYAQLPPFSAQEQQWAQQAIWEGQYRPALEFAPEQHWDRIHELLLRRVDQAYWYFQRHPEAYPALPWAEVHAGRGYFDAGNMNGFERTRLWLARKLSRKQGGLTALDKALHTAEREIQQRRALDQGLTVQASDRAKRLSLETLHWTHRTLVRRLAGEQGLHCLAARLEQLGLVRA
- a CDS encoding helix-turn-helix transcriptional regulator, with product MQALDLATAGFISEHFQSILTQLQAMEQALPLAGADVPRLLSIEQVMAHCGVSRATVQRWLHKGKTGRRGTLITLQAYWFSPTQPSIPWPALAAFGQGLDFDLSTLNLGAKAAPEPAAPLKRRAA